A window from Podospora bellae-mahoneyi strain CBS 112042 chromosome 1 map unlocalized CBS112042p_1, whole genome shotgun sequence encodes these proteins:
- the SFP1 gene encoding Transcriptional regulator of ribosomal biogenesis proteins (EggNog:ENOG503NZS8; COG:D; COG:K) has translation MQHPMSSSLINSTASPEPAEPSGTGQNTLTTLTNNICPNRASPLASASSDSPSSLNNSSSRSPSLTPQPATPKSPTSGLFVPAPPKSHFVDIASLPPQDPQNTDFDFLLDCSDDVAASAALSNHEAIPTSNTPGIPDIDMATGSVYDSGLGRSRQDSFVGARPISMTNPNRTRRDSNNIGPGSLMGGMSWGGISLGSFVKDEIMMAGTSPYPTHQSPSFHSSSYMPKLEASFMRDFICCETTWDTLHDLLQHYEEQHTNLTGNSTLGPGFGGNFTRGPASRATSVAPSVRPQQPTQPMHGFQQQRQPGTGASNLGAGGFGMMRQQAAPVAPKVNHMSHLNDEMDAVGDMEMDDAVGHMDMDDSQRIQQTRHLFGQQQRPQLHLNASGLPHQALRTSQPPTPAAQSFGFQNNPTVSSVNTPTLTTHQGLPQRGQQFSQDNAMEEDDDMSGLPMKLNTNNLAPLGGFPFNINNTIDDPAKRLYSPGGSSAQMTSQQRAMEQQLQMQQQVQQQLVSMNLDYSQLPPGMDPTTLLQHFTALMMPPPEEHKPFKCPVIGCEKAYKNQNGLKYHKTHGHSTQQLHENGDGTFSIVNPETHAPYPGTLGMEKEKPFKCEVCGKRYKNLNGLKYHKQHSPPCDPELRAQQQNLFSSMMQNPAGFMAIQQNLPNINEDNNH, from the exons ATGCAACATCCCATGTCGAGTTCACTCATCAATTCCACAGCGAGCCCCGAGCCTGCGGAGCCATCGGGGACTGGCCAAAATACTCTCACAACTCTCACTAATAATATTTGTCCCAATCGCGCATCACCTTTGGCCTCTGCCTCCAGTGAttcgccttcctctctcaACAATTCGTCGTCACGTTCACCATCCTTGACGCCTCAGCCGGCCACTCCCAAATCTCCCACCTCTGGCCTTTTTGTCCCCGCGCCCCCAAAGTCGCATTTCGTTGACATCGCATCGCTCCCGCCTCAAGATCCCCAGAATACCGATTTTGATTTTCTGCTCGATTGCAGCGACGACGTCGCCGCCTCTGCTGCCCTGTCCAATCACGAAGCGATACCAACAAGCAACACGCCAGGTATACCAGATATCGACATGGCGACCGGCTCCGTCTACGACTCAGGCCTCGGCCGCAGTCGACAGGACTCGTTTGTCGGCGCAAGGCCCATCTCCAtgaccaaccccaaccgcaCTCGCCGGGACTCGAATAACATTGGACCCGGCAGTCTGATGGGTGGTATGAGCTGGGGTGGTATCTCTTTGGGGAGTTTTGTCAAGGACGA AATAATGATGGCCGGCACTTCTCCATATCCGACACATCAGTCACCATCGTTCCACTCATCGTCCTATATGCCCAAGCTGGAAGCATCCTTTATGCGCGACTTTATCTGCTGCGAGACGACGTGGGATACCCTTCATGATCTGCTCCAGCATTATGAGGAGCAGCATACTAACCTCACGGGAAACTCCACGTTGGGGCCTGGGTTCGGCGGGAACTTCACGCGTGGTCCTGCCAGTCGTGCAACTTCTGTTGCACCTTCAGTCAGaccacagcagccaacacAACCGATGCATGGGTTCCAGCAACAGCGCCAGCCTGGTACTGGCGCCAGCAACCTGGGCGCTGGTGGATTCGGTATGATGCGACAGCAGGCGGCTCCGGTCGCGCCCAAGGTCAACCACATGTCTCACCTCAACGACGAGATGGATGCAGTTGGCGACATGGAAATGGATGATGCTGTCGGGCACATGGATATGGACGACAGCCAACGTATACAGCAGACCCGTCACCTCTTtggtcagcagcagcgcccCCAGCTTCATCTTAATGCCTCGGGGCTTCCTCATCAAGCGTTGCGCACTTCGcagccaccaacaccagctgCTCAGAGCTTTGGATTCCAGAACAATCCTACCGTCTCTTCGGTCAACACACCAACACTGACGACTCACCAAGGCCTGCCCCAGCGCGGACAACAGTTCTCACAAGATAACGCtatggaggaggatgatgatatgtCAGGCCTGCCCATGAAGCTTAACACCAACAACTTGGCGCCTCTAGGCGGTTTTCCGTTcaatatcaacaacaccatcgacgACCCTGCGAAGCGCCTTTACAGCCCCGGGGGTTCTTCGGCTCAGATGACCAGCCAGCAACGAGCCATGGAACAGCAGTTGCAAATGCAGCAGCAAGTGCAGCAGCAGTTGGTGAGCATGAATCTTGACTACAGCCAACTGCCACCGGGCATGGATCCAACCACGCTTCTTCAGCACTTCACTGCGCTGATGATGCCACCACCCGAAGAGCACAAGCCGTTCAAGTGCCCCGTCATCGGCTGTGAGAAAGCCTACAAGAACCAAAACGGCTTGAA GTATCACAAGACACATGGGCATTCAACCCAGCAGCTCCACGAGAATGGCGACGGCACATTCTCCATCGTCAATCCTGAGACTCATGCGCCCTATCCAGGCACCCTGGGTATGGAAAAGGAGAAACCCTTCAAGTGCGAAGTCTGCGGCAAGCGGTACAAGAACCTGAACGGTCTAAAATAC CACAAGCAACACTCCCCACCGTGCGACCCGGAACTTCGAGCTCAGCAGCAGAACCTCTTTTCCAGCATGATGCAGAATCCCGCAGGATTTATGGCCATACAGCAGAATCTTCCCAATATCAACGAAGACAACAATCATTAA
- the ERG11 gene encoding Lanosterol 14-alpha-demethylase (EggNog:ENOG503NW9W; COG:Q) has product MGFLQDVAGPLLEGFSTLGLASQIGVATAAFVVVAVVLNVLKQVLFKSPNEPPMVFHWFPIIGSTITYGMDPPKFFHENRKKHGDCFTFILLGKKTTVYVGPEGNNFILNGKIRDVNAEEIYTVLTTPVFGKDVVYDCPNAKLMEQKKFMKIALTTEAFRSYVPIISDEVTSYLKRTPDFKGQSGVVNICPKMAQITIFTASHALQGKEIRDQFDEKLADLYHDLDMGFSPINFMLHWAPLPWNNRRDHAQRTVAKIYMDTMKRRRARGDDGQKDMMQHLMNSTYKNGTKVPDHEIAHMMIALLMAGQHSSSSTSSWIMCRLASRPDVMEALYQEQIDNLGKDLPPLKYEDLAKLPLNQAIVKETLRLHAPIHSIMRAVKSPMPVPGTKYVIPTDHVLLAAPGVSATDSQYFPEPDKWEPARWQKDHPLAPSMVRNEDEINEEEEEKIDYGYGLVSKGSASPYLPFGAGRHRCIGEHFANVQLQTITAEIVRAFKFRNVDGSDKVIGTDYASLFSRPLEPANIYWERRN; this is encoded by the exons ATGGGTTTCCTCCAGGATGTCGCGGGCCCTCTGCTCGAGGGCTTCTCGACGCTGGGACTTGCATCGCAAATCGGTGTCGCGACGGCCGCCTTTGTGGTTGTGGCTGTCGTCCTCAATGTGCTCAAGCAGGTGCTGTTCAAGAGCCCCAACGAGCCACCGATGGTGTTCCACTGGTTCCCTATCATTGGAAGCACCATTACCTACGGCATGGATCCCCCCAAGTTCTTCCACGAGAACAGAAAGAAG CACGGCGACTGCTTCACCTTCATCCTTCTCGGCAAGAAGACCACCGTCTACGTCGGCCCCGAGGGCAACAACTTCATTCTCAACGGCAAGATTCGCGACGTGAATGCTGAGGAGATCTACACCGTTCTCACCACCCCTGTTTTCGGCAAGGATGTTGTCTACGACTGCCCCAATGCGAAGCTGatggagcagaagaag TTCATGAAGATTGCCCTCACCACCGAAGCTTTCCGCTCCTAtgtccccatcatctccgaCGAGGTTACCAGCTACCTCAAGCGTACCCCCGACTTCAAGGGCCAGTCTGGCGTTGTCAACATCTGCCCCAAGATGGCTCAgatcaccatcttcaccgccTCTCACGCGCTCCAGGGCAAGGAGATCCGCGACCAGTTCGACGAGAAGCTTGCCGACCTCTACCACGACTTGGATATGGGCTTTTCTCCCATCAACTTTATGCTTCACTGGGCTCCCCTCCCCTGGAACAACCGCCGTGATCACGCCCAGCGAACTGTCGCCAAGATCTACATGGACACAATGAAGCGCCGTCGCGCTCgcggcgatgatggccaGAAGGATATGATGCAGCATCTCATGAACTCCACCTACAAGAACGGCACCAAGGTTCCCGATCACGAAATCGCCCACATGATGATTGCCTTGTTGATGGCCGGCCAGCactcttcttcatccaccagctcctGGATCATGTGCCGTCTCGCCTCCAGACCTGATGTTATGGAAGCTCTCTACCAGGAACAGATCGACAACCTTGGCAAGGatcttccccccctcaaGTACGAGGATCTCGCCAAGCTCCCTCTCAACCAGGCCATCGTCAAGGAGACTCTCCGCCTCCACGCCCCTATCCACTCCATCATGCGCGCCGTCAAATCTCCCATGCCCGTCCCCGGCACCAAGTATGTCATCCCTACCGACcacgtcctcctcgccgcccccgGTGTTTCCGCGACCGACTCTCAGTACTTCCCCGAGCCCGACAAGTGGGAGCCCGCGCGCTGGCAGAAGGATCACCCTCTGGCCCCTAGCATGGTTCGCAATGAGGATGAGATcaacgaggaagaggaagagaagatcGATTACGGCTATGGTCTCGTCAGCAAGGGCTCCGCGTCTCCTTACCTTCCCTTCGGCGCCGGTAGACATCGTTGCATTGGCGAGCACTTTGCCAATGTGCAGCTTCAGACTATCACCGCTGAGATTGTCCGCGCTTTCAAGTTCAGAAACGTGGATGGCAGCGACAAGGTGATTGGCACAGATTATGCCTCTCTCTTCTCGAGACCATTGGAGCCCGCGAACATTTactgggagaggaggaattAG
- a CDS encoding uncharacterized protein (EggNog:ENOG503P035), with translation MTSTILTGRVPPPEILQFSSAGHGEQHAGVDRDEQNAAPNAGLQGGGSLYSKRRTAHAKAILPPRINLRRAASYNVAEKGPLSSTSSRFSFNHLVFSPPPSPGLPSLSPPKKPPQRKLILGVRPIRLIRYTIRILSILAVFWISLEVLTYLFGPEIPIPADNTRLSVPEKPIVAPPKRSGGVEMVSQKGAPDFATPIVITDHRGKAKWTVSIPPGTPFPLSQKGYADMCGRCEQVAARAVELRSQGSGLPQVSLSFGAEAPDHDFIDVQEAEEAGYLPKRGAGGTNTGKPVCKKSLTFVLESGEAGLGKTLMMLWIAYGLAEKEGRGFFIDDTRWAYGEYSDIFEAPPAQDCSPPPDHERLPCPPQARHLVVSAANAHEVFANLLPPSAEGIFSSSSPPLEPLDSSLLKKQFALARSGFRALFHLNAGDARHVDSRTRKLLAKRLVPKTKGTQSGLSIGLHIRRGDRHPFEPQYRRSYLPVNVYTDFAQEIIASKFNSSGSIFHDTAEENRLAREHSFMILASDDPLVYDSEEVKDNLNGKRVVRAQDRIKLASKHELLPKGGKEEELDRNVMHKFVDEAFGWEGGFYAGMFWNLGVPTANNDKKEEKGVGAESLRLRSLVGRAYMMDLAVLAEASDVVVCTVSSLGCRLLGVMMGEGSVKGGRWVNVDGGLGWLGLD, from the exons ATGACTTCGACGATTCTCACCGGTCGGGTACCCCCACCAGAAATTCTTCAATTCTCCTCTGCCGGACACGGAGAGCAGCACGCCGGTGTCGACAGAGACGAGCAGAACGCCGCTCCAAACGCTGGGCTTCAGGGCGGCGGCTCATTGTATTCCAAACG TAGAACGGCGCATGCCAAAGCCATCTTGCCGCCCCGTATCAACCTTCGACGAGCAGCCTCGTACAATGTCGCCGAAAAGGGCCCTCTatcatccacatcctctCGCTTCAGCTTCAACCACTTGGtattctcaccaccaccatctccaggcCTTCCGTCACTCTCCCCACCGAAAAAGCCCCCCCAGAGGAAATTGATCCTAGGCGTACGCCCAATACGACTCATTCGATATACGATCCGGATTTTGAGCATTCTTGCTGTCTTTTGGATCTCGCTCGAGGTTCTTACCTACCTCTTTGGACCGGAAATACCGATACCGGCTGATAACACACGACTGTCAGTCCCCGAGAAGCCGATAGTAGCACCGCCAAAACGAAGCGGTGGAGTTGAGATGGTATCGCAGAAGGGGGCGCCAGATTTCGCTACGCCTATCGTCATCACCGACCATCGAGGTAAGGCGAAATGGACAGTATCGATACCCCCAGGGACACCGTTTCCACTGTCCCAGAAGGGTTACGCAGACATGTGTGGGAGGTGTGAGCAGGTAGCGGCCCGGGCGGTGGAATTGCGATCTCAGGGGTCCGGGTTGCCGCAGGTCTCACTCAGCTTCGGGGCGGAGGCACCCGATCACGACTTCATTGATGTTCAAGAAGCTGAGGAAGCTGGTTATTTGCCAAAgaggggagcgggaggaACAAACACGGGGAAGCCTGTCTGCAAGAAGAGCCTCACTTTTGTTCTCGAGTCCGGCGAGGCTGGCCTGGGAAAAACGCTCATGATGCTCTGGATCGCATATGGTCTCGccgaaaaagaaggccgTGGTTTCTTCATCGACGACACGAGATGGGCATACGGAGAGTACTCCGACATCTTTGAAGCGCCGCCCGCGCAAGACTGCTCCCCACCTCCTGATCATGAACGTCTCCCCTGCCCACCTCAGGCACGTCACCTGGTCGTCTCAGCTGCCAACGCCCACGAAGTCTttgccaacctcctccctccttcaGCAGAGGGAatcttctccagctcttccccacccctcGAACCACTCGattcctccctcctcaagaagCAATTCGCGCTCGCTCGCTCCGGGTTCAGAGCCCTCTTTCACCTCAACGCCGGAGACGCCCGCCACGTCGACAGCCGCACCCGCAAGCTCCTCGCCAAGCGTCTCGTGCCCAAAACCAAGGGCACACAATCTGGTCTTTCCATCGGCCTTCACATCCGCCGCGGCGACCGCCACCCGTTTGAACCCCAATACAGGCGCTCGTACCTTCCTGTGAACGTCTACACCGACTTTGCGCAGGAGATCATCGCCTCCAAGTTCAACTCGTCCGGCAGCATCTTCCACGACACGGCAGAAGAAAACCGGCTTGCGCGTGAGCACTCGTTCATGATCCTCGCGTCTGACGACCCGCTTGTGTATGACTCTGAGGAAGTGAAGGACAACCTCAAcgggaagagggtggtgagagcGCAGGATAGGATCAAGCTCGCTTCCAAGCATGAGCTGCTCCCcaaggggggaaaggaagaggagctggaTCGGAACGTGATGCACAAGTTTGTGGATGAGGCttttgggtgggagggtgggtttTATGCCGGCATGTTTTGGAATTTGGGGGTGCCGACGGCGAATAatgacaagaaggaggaaaagggggtgggggctGAGTCGCTCCGGCTTAGGAGCTTGGTTGGGAGGGCTTACATGATGGATTTGGCGGTGCTGGCCGAGGCGAGCGATGTGGTGGTTTGCACGGTTAGTAGTTTGGGGTgtaggttgttgggggtgatgatgggggaggggagtgtcaagggggggaggtgggtgaaTGTGGATGGGGgcttgggttggttgggtctTGATTGA